A single window of Musa acuminata AAA Group cultivar baxijiao unplaced genomic scaffold, Cavendish_Baxijiao_AAA HiC_scaffold_1079, whole genome shotgun sequence DNA harbors:
- the LOC135666294 gene encoding nudix hydrolase 17, mitochondrial-like, protein MVELVSRRGRTLQRYNSGCRLVAGCIPYRFKKMDKPSLADIDRAIEVMVVSSQKGRELMFPKGGWELDESMQAAASREAFEEAGVRGKFEGKLGKWPSKEQDKIHHMFAMRVTEVLPQWPEMNARERKWVSVAEAREVCKHAWMSEALDKLQELLSTSSEQDNCSAQHALTPLTENSILSCT, encoded by the exons ATGGTTGAGTTGGTTTCTCGCCGCGGAAGGACGCTGCAGCGGTACAACTCCGGCTGCCGCCTCGTCGCCGG ATGCATTCCCTACAGGTTCAAGAAGATGGACAAGCCATCTTTAGCAGACATCGATCGAGCGATCGAGGTTATGGTCGTAAGCTCTCAAAAGGGACGTGAACTCATGTTCCCAAAG GGAGGTTGGGAGCTTGACGAAAGCATGCAAGCAGCAGCCTCCAGGGAGGCATTTGAGGAAGCCGGCGTGCGAGGGAAGTTCGAG GGCAAGCTTGGGAAATGGCCTAGCAAGGAGCAAGACAAGATCCACCACATGTTCGCCATGAGAGTCACAGAGGTGCTGCCACAGTGGCCGGAGATGAACGCCCGAGAACGGAAATGG GTGAGCGTGGCAGAAGCAAGAGAAGTATGCAAGCATGCATGGATGAGTGAAGCGCTGGATAAACTGCAAGAGCTTCTATCGACTTCAAGCGAGCAAGACAACTGTTCGGCGCAGCACGCACTGACACCACTGACCGAGAACTCCATTCTTTCCTGTACATAG